A region of Candidatus Angelobacter sp. DNA encodes the following proteins:
- a CDS encoding ABC transporter ATP-binding protein, producing the protein MNSPTSPPNESVIAVGGLSRRFKSKLALDAVNLNVERGQVFGLVGANGAGKTTLIKHVLGLFKAESGSVRVFGLDPVADPVGVLSRVGFLSEDRDLPGWMRVDELIRYTRAFHRNWDAAYAGQLREQFQLDPAARIKQLSRGELAKAGLLAALAHRPELLVLDEPSSGLDPVVRREMLEAIVRTVADEGRTVFFSSHLLDEIERVSDRVAMMAGGRIVLQGRLDEILEAHFRLTLRFPAPLRVPPMLAGALHTTGEGLEWTALCNGARGELVEAAAKLGARVVSETTASLDEIFLARVGGERSVSLNPQPAAK; encoded by the coding sequence ATGAATTCGCCAACTTCTCCTCCGAATGAATCTGTGATCGCCGTCGGCGGCCTCTCGCGCCGGTTTAAATCCAAACTTGCGCTCGACGCCGTCAATTTGAACGTCGAGCGCGGACAGGTGTTCGGGCTGGTGGGTGCGAATGGCGCGGGCAAGACGACGCTCATCAAACACGTCCTGGGTTTGTTCAAGGCGGAGTCCGGTTCTGTGCGGGTTTTCGGCCTCGATCCGGTGGCGGACCCGGTCGGCGTGTTGAGTCGGGTGGGTTTTCTCTCCGAGGACCGCGACCTGCCCGGTTGGATGCGCGTGGACGAGTTGATTCGTTACACACGCGCGTTTCATCGGAATTGGGACGCCGCCTACGCCGGGCAACTGCGCGAACAGTTTCAACTCGATCCGGCGGCGCGAATCAAACAGCTCTCGCGGGGCGAGCTGGCCAAGGCCGGTTTGCTGGCCGCGCTCGCGCACCGGCCCGAACTGCTGGTGCTGGACGAACCGAGTTCTGGTCTTGACCCGGTGGTGCGTCGGGAAATGCTCGAAGCCATCGTGCGCACGGTTGCCGACGAGGGCCGCACCGTTTTCTTTTCATCACATCTGCTCGACGAGATTGAGCGCGTTTCGGATCGCGTGGCGATGATGGCCGGCGGACGCATTGTGCTCCAGGGCAGGCTCGATGAAATCCTCGAGGCCCACTTCCGCCTGACGCTGCGCTTTCCCGCGCCATTGCGGGTACCGCCGATGCTCGCGGGCGCGCTCCATACCACCGGCGAAGGCCTGGAATGGACGGCCCTGTGCAACGGCGCGCGCGGTGAACTGGTGGAGGCTGCAGCGAAACTTGGCGCGCGCGTCGTGAGCGAGACCACGGCGTCGCTGGATGAAATCTTCCTCGCCCGCGTCGGAGGCGAACGATCAGTGTCACTCAACCCTCAACCCGCCGCCAAGTGA